The genomic region GCACGTTGACCATCGACCGCAGTTACGAATTCGCCGACCAGACCCCGTTCGATCAGGATGTCCGGTTTCTGACACTTGTCGCCAATCTCCTCGGTCAGACGTTGCGCCTGCACAAGGCGGTGGCACGCGACCGCGAACGGCTGATGGCCGAACAGCGGCGGCTCGAAAAGCAATTGTCGGCGGGCCGTGACGACGGCGTGGCCTCCGGCAAGATCGAAGGCATCGTCGGCGAGAGCCCGGCATTGCGTGCGGCCCTCGACAAGGTGCGGATCGTCGCCCGCAGTCGCTCGACCGTGCTGCTGCGCGGCGAATCGGGCACCGGCAAGGAGCTCTTCGCCTCGGCGATCCACGATCTGTCACCGCGCAGTTCCGGACCCTTCGTCAAACTCAATTGCGCGGCACTTCCGGAAAGCGTCCTCGAATCGGAGCTCTTCGGCCATGAGAAGGGCGCCTTCACCGGCGCCATCCAGCAGCGCAAGGGGCGCTTCGAGCTCGCCCATGGCGGCACGCTCTTCCTCGACGAAATCGGCGAGATTTCCGCCGCCTTTCAGGCCAAGCTCTTGCGGGTGCTGCAGGAGGGCGAGTTTGAACGTGTCGGCGGCACGCGCTCGCTCAAGGTCGATGTGCGGCTCGTTTGCGCCACCAACCGGGACCTGGAGGCCGCCGTCAGCAAGGGCGAGTTCCGCGCGGATCTCTATTATCGCATCAGCGTCGTGCCGATTTTCCTGCCGCCGTTGCGCGAGCGGACCGGGGACATCCCGCTTCTCGCGCAGGAGATCCTGCAACGCTTCAACAAGGAGCACGGCACCGATCTCACCTTGACGGGCGAGGCGCTTCGGGCGCTTTCCGGCTGCTACTTTCCCGGCAATGTGCGAGAGCTGGAAAATTGTATCCGGCGCACGGCGACGCTGGCACGCGACCAGCAGATCGTGGCGCACGATCTCGCCTGTCAGAATGACGGGTGCCTTTCCTCCGTTCTCTGGCAGGGAAGCCCCAGGGCGAGCCATTCTCCCGGATTCCAGCCGCTGCCGGTCATCCAGCCGCAGCCGCAGATGGGCGGGACGGTTTTTGCCGAGGCGGAAAGCCCTGCTTCAACGCCGCAATCCTGCCCGTCGCCCGGCGCCTGCCCGGTGCCTGGAGGAGATACGCGCTCGGAGCGTGACCGGTTGATCGAGGCGATGGAGACGGCTGGCTGGGTGCAGGCGAAAGCGGCGCGCATTCTTGGCATGACGCCGCGCCAGATTGGCTACGCCCTTCGCAAGCATTCGATTCCGATCAAGCGCTTCTGAGTAAGACGGCCCGGCCCGCCAATGTCGGAGACCCGACACGATGTCGGAGCCGCGACAGGGTTTTGTCTCTCGTTGCTGGATACCAAGTCCTTGTAAATACGTAGCTTTCACTCTGGCATGGGGCTTGCTCAACGGTTCCTGAAAGACGCTTTGGACGTGTGTCGCGGAGGGATCGATTGGCTCAGCTCATCTCGCTTGGCAGCCTGAAGGCGCCGACATCTGCCGCTCAAATGCGGGCTTCGCTCGCCAAGTCCGGCTGCGCCTCCTCAAGCTGCGGCTCTTCTGACGGACCCGCCGATATGTCGCCGGAATTGTGGGAGCGGGTGAAGGATCACCCCTGTTACTCGGAAGAGGCGCATCATTATTTCGCGCGCATGCACGTCGCCGTCGCTCCCGCCTGCAACATCCAGTGCAATTACTGCAATCGGAAGTACGATTGCGCCAATGAAAGCCGGCCGGGCGTCGTCTCCGAGCGGCTCGACCCCGACCAGGCGGTCAAGAAAGTCATCGCGGTCGCCAACGAGGTGCCGCAGCTTTCCGTCCTCGGCATCGCCGGCCCCGGCGACGCCTGTTACGACTGGCGCAAGACGAAAGAGACGTTTGAGCGCGTCTCCAAGGAAATCCCGGACCTCAAGCTCTGCCTGTCGACCAACGGTCTGGCGCTGCCGGATTACGTCGACGAGATCGCCGACATGGCGATCGACCATGTAACGATCACCATCAATGCGATCGATCCGGAGATCGGTGCGAAGATCTATCCCTGGGTCTTCTACGATCACCGGCGCTGGACCGGCGTGGAGGCGTCTCAGATCCTGCTTGAGCGGCAGATGCTCGGCCTGGAGATGCTCGTCGCCCGCGGCATCCTGGTGAAGGTCAATTCCGTCATGATCCCTGGGATCAACGACGAGCATTTGATCGAGGTGAACAAGGCGGTGAAGGCGAAGGGCGCCTTCCTCCACAACATCATGCCGCTGATTTCCGACCCTGCCCACGGCACACATTTCGGGCTGACGGGTCAGCGTGGGCCAACGCCGATGGAGGTGAAGGCGCTGCAGGACAAGGTGGAGGGCGGCACCAAGCTGATGCGCCATTGCCGCCAGTGTCGCGCCGATGCCGTCGGCATCCTTGGCGAGGATCGCGGCCAGGAATTTACCATGGACCAGCTGCCCGAGACGGTTTCCTACGATCCGGCGCGACGCGAGGAATATCGCTCCGTGGTCGCGACGGTGCGCGGCGAACATGCCGCAACCAAAGAGGCGGCCAAAGCAGATCTTGCCGAAGTGGGCGATGCGCCGGCGCTTCTTGTCGCGGTGGCAACAAGAGGTGGCGGGCGTATCAATCTACACTTCGGTCATGCGCAGGAATTCCAGGTCTTCGAAGTTTCACCTGGCGGCGTGACCTTCGTGGGGCATCGCAAAGTCGAGCAATATTGCCATGGTGGACACGGCGAGGAGAGGGCCTTCGACGGCATCGTCGAAACGCTGCAAGGCGTCTCTGTCGTCATGTGCGCCAAGATTGGCGAAGCCCCAAAAGACCGACTGGAGAAGGTCGGCATCAAGGCGAGCGACGCCCATGCTTATGACTGGATCGAGGCAGGCATCGCTGCCTGGTACGCCGCCGAATACGGCACCCAGCCTGCCGTGCTGACAGCCTAACCGAGAGGAGAAATCAAATGGCCTACAAGATCATCAAGTCCCAGTGCACCGTTTGCGGCGCCTGCGAATTCGAGTGCCCGAACGCGGCCATCAAGTTCAAGGGCGATACCTACATCATCGACCAGGACAAATGCACCGAATGCGAGGGGCATTTCGATGCCCCGCAATGCGTTGCCGTCTGCCCGGTCCCGGACACTTGCGTCCCGGCCTGAGTTGAATTGGCCGCCGGCGGGCCGGGTTCGGCCTGCCGGCGCTGTCTTGTGCGCCTCGCACGGATCACAGCCGACCTGACATTCGCCATGTCGCGAAGGAGACTGCGATGGGACTTGCCCGCGAAGACGAGGTAGAGATTTACGATCAGCCTCTCTTCATGCCTGGTGCCAAGGTGCGCGCCCGGAAGGCCGTCAAGAACGACGGGACGATGCCCGGCTGCGAGATCGGCGAGATCGTCGTGCGCAAAGGGGATGAAGGATATGTGCGCGACGTCGGCACCTATCTGCAGCGGTATTACATCTACGCGGTCGAGTTTCTCGATTGCGGCAGGATCGTCGGCATGCGCGGGCGCGAGCTGATCGCCGTCGACGCAACCGAAATCAACGACTCCGGCGACGGAGCGGCGAGCGACATTTCGGACGAGCAGGAGACAGCAGCATGAAGGTGATGATCCGCAGCACGCCCAAGGGGCTTTCCGCCTATGTCGCAAAGAAGGATCTCGAAGAGCCGATCGTCGAATGCGAGCACGAGGCGCTGTGGGGCGGCTGGGTGAAGCTGAAGAATGGCTGGATTCTGGAGCTGCCGGAGATGGAGGCCGACACCAAGCTGCCGATCACGGTCGAAGCGCGGCGCCGCCCGGAAAGCGTTTCATGAGTGTTGAGGCGGCTTTGGACGAGCTGGTTGTCCGCAACGCCGAGCCAGTCCTTGACGACATCGTCCGCCGCCTGAAGAGCGGCGGTATCATTCCCTATCTCGGTCCCGGCACGGTGCCCGTCGATGCGGGCGTTCCCGCGAGCTATGCGGCATTGGCCGCGTTCTTCACCTCGAAAGTCGCGCTGCCGAGACGTGCGCGTGGCAATCCCTGGGCCTCGGCGCAGTTCATCGAAGGGCGCAAGCATCGCAAGACGCTCGACGCTTTGATGGCGGAGGCCTTCGCCGCGCCGGTGGCGCCGACGGCGCTTCACGAGGCGCTCGCCTCATGCCCACAAATCCCGATGATCGTCGACAGCTGGTATGACGGAGCGATGCGGTCTGCGCTCGCTCAATGCGGCAGCCGGGGCAGCGATTGGGGCGAAGTGCAGGGGATCACCCGCGCCGGTATCGGCGAATTTCTCTGGTTCCGCTTTTACGACGCTGAGGGTGACGAGGTGGCCGCGCCGGAAGATGAATGGCGAACGCTCCTCTATAAGCCGCATGGCGGCGTGACGCCGGCGCACAATTATCTCATTGCCGATTCCGACTATGTCGAAGTGTTGACGGAAATCGACATCCAGACGCCGATCCCTGAGATCGTGCGCACACGACGGACAAATTGCGGTTTTCTGTTCATCGGTTGTCGCTTCGACGACCAGATGCTCCGGCTCTATGCCCGGCAGATCATGAAGCGCTCCAAGGGCCCGTATTTCGCACTGGTGGAGCCTGAAGGGCTCACGCGCAACGAGCTGCGTTTCTTTGAGACGGAAGCGATCACGCCGCTCGCCGTTTCTCCGGCAAGACTTGCCGAACGCCTCGCCGAGACGGTCTGAGTCTCTTCTTTTCCTGACACGATTTTCAAGCGGCTGACCGCTCGACGGCGCTTTGGCCTGTCGCTGCGCCAGGTCATGGCGAAACGCGACATTCGCAATGTCGTGTCGGTTTTGTCGGTTGTTCGGCTCTCTTCCCTCTGTCGTCTTTTGTCGGAGATCGGACAGCGACTGTCGGAGGTCCGGTCCTTTGTCGAATCTCATAACTGTCTCATAAATAAGAGAAATATCATTTTCTCCAAGTTGGCACGCCCTTTGCGTAACCGAGGGTACGCGGCCGAGAGCGCCCGCTGGAACAGTTTTGAACCGGACAACCTGGAGAGATACTATGAGTTCACTTCGCCAGATTGCGTTCTACGGGAAGGGCGGCATCGGCAAGTCGACCACTTCTCAGAACACCCTCGCGGCACTTGTCGAAATGGGTCAGAAGATTCTGATTGTGGGTTGCGATCCGAAAGCGGATTCCACCCGCCTCATCCTCAACACCAAGATGCAGGATACCGTCTTGAGCCTCGCGGCCGAGGCGGGCTCTGTGGAAGATCTCGAGCTCGAGGATGTTCTGAAGCTCGGCTACAAGGGCATCAAGTGCACGGAATCCGGTGGTCCTGAGCCCGGCGTCGGCTGTGCCGGCCGCGGCGTCATCACCGCCATCAACTTCCTCGAAGAAAACGGTGCCTATGACGATGTCGATTACGTCTCCTACGACGTGCTCGGCGACGTGGTCTGCGGCGGCTTTGCGATGCCGATCCGCGAAAACAAGGCGCAGGAAATCTACATCGTCATGTCCGGCGAGATGATGGCGCTTTATGCCGCCAACAACATCGCCAAGGGCATCTTGAAGTACGCGCATTCCGGCGGCGTGCGTCTCGGCGGCCTCATCTGCAACGAGCGCCAGACCGACCAGGAGCTGGAGCTGTCGGAAGCGCTGGCCGAGAAGCTCAACACCAAGCTCATCCATTTCGTGCCGCGCGACAACATCGTCCAGCACGCCGAGCTGCGTCGTCAGACCGTCATCCAGTACGCGCCCGATTCCAACCAGGCGAAGGAATACCGGACGCTGGCGGAGAAGATCCACGCGAATTCCGGCCAGGGCACGATCCCGACGCCGGTTTCCATGGACGAGCTGGAGCAGATGCTGCTCGATTTCGGCATCATGAAGACCGAGGAGCAGGCGCTCGCCGAACTCCAGGCCAAGGAAGCCGCGAAGGCCGCCGAAGCCGCGGCCTAATTGTCCCCGCCCGGCCGCCGCAGGGCGGTGGCCGGGCCCATCTTCAACATTGTTCGATGAGGAGAGCGCTATGAGCCTCGACCACAAGAACGACGCCGAGTTCCACGCCAGCCTCATTGAGGAGGTGTTGAAGGCCTATCCGGACAAGGCCCAGAAGAAGCGGAGCCGGCATCTGAGTGTCGCCAAGCCCGCGGAGGCCCCCGAAGAAGGCGGCGAACAGAATCTGTCGGAATGCGCCGTCAAATCCAACATCAAGTCGATCCCGGGCGTCATGACGATCCGCGGCTGTGCCTATGCCGGATCCAAGGGCGTGGTCTGGGGCCCGGTGAAGGACATGGTCCATATCAGCCATGGCCCGGTCGGTTGCGGCCAGTATTCTTGGGCCCAGCGCCGCAATTATTACACTGGCACGACCGGCGTCGACACCTTCGTGACGATGCAGTTCACCACCGATTTCCAAGAGCGCGACATCGTCTTCGGCGGTGACAAGAAGCTCGAAAAGGTGATCGACGAGATCAACGAGCTGTTCCCGCTCGCCAACGGCATTTCCATCCAGTCGGAATGCCCGATCGGTCTGATCGGTGACGATATCGAGGCCGTGGCGCGCAAGAAGAAGAGCGAAACCGGCAAGACTGTGGTGCCGGTGCGCTGCGAGGGTTTCCGTGGCGTGTCGCAGTCGCTCGGCCACCACATCGCCAACGATACGATCCGCGACTGGGTGCTCGACAAGAGCGAACGCGAGTTCGAGGCGACGGATTACGACGTCACCATCATCGGCGACTACAATATCGGCGGCGACGCCTGGGCCTCGCGCCGGCTTCTGGAAGAGATGGGCCTCAGGGTTATCGGCAGCTGGTCCGGCGACGGCACGCTCGCCGAACTCGAGCAGGCGCCGAAGGCGAAGCTCAACCTCATCCATTGCTACCGGTCGATGAATTACATCTGCCGCCACATGGAAGAGAAGCACGGCGTGCCGTGGACGGAGTACAATCTCTTCGGCCCGACGCAGATCGCCCAATCGCTGCGCCATATCGCCAGTTATTTCGACGATACCATCAAGGAAGGTGCGGAGCGCGTCATCGCCAAGTACCAGCCGCTCGTCGATGCCGTCGTCGGCAAGTACAAGCCGCGCCTCGAAGGCAAGACGGTGATGCTCTATGTCGGCGGCCTGCGTCCACGCCATATCGTCAATGCTTATGACGATCTCGGCATGGAAATCGTCGGCACCGGTTATGAATTCGCCCACAACGACGATTATCAGCGCACCGGCCATTACGTGAAAGAAGGCACGCTCATCTACGATGACGTGACCGGCTACGAGCTGGAGAAGTTCATCGAGCAGATCCGGCCCAATCTCGTCGGCTCGGGCATCAAGGAAAAGTACCCGGTGCAGAAGATGGGCATCCCGTTCCGTCAGATGCATTCCTGGGACTATTCCGGCCCCTATCACGGCTACGACGGTTTCGCGGTCTTCGCCCGCGACATGGACCTCGCCATCAACAACCCCGTCTGGGATCTGTTCGACGCTCCCTGGACCAAGACCGAGCCGCTGGCGGTCGCCGCCGAATAGCGCGCGCGCCGAGCCTCAAGAAGGAATGGACCCATGCCACAATCTGCAGAGAAAGTCCTCGACCACAGCCTTCTGTTCCGGGAGCCGGAATACAAGGAGATGTTCGCCAAGAAGCGTGCGGACATGGAAAACATGCCTGCCGCCGAGAAAGTGCAGGAAACCGCCGACTGGACGAAGAGCTGGGAGTATCGGGAGAAGAACTTTGCCCGCGAATCCCTCTCCATCAACCCGGCAAAGGCTTGCCAGCCGCTCGGTGCCGTCTTCGCGGCGGCGGGTTTTGAGAAGACGCTGAGCTTCGTGCACGGCAGCCAGGGCTGCGTCGCCTATTACCGCTCGCATCTCTCCCGCCACTTCAAGGAGCCGTGCTCCGCGGTTTCCTCCTCGATGACGGAAGATGCGGCCGTGTTCGGCGGCCTCAACAACATGATCGAGGGCTTGAAGAACGCCTATGCGCTCTACT from Rhodopseudomonas julia harbors:
- the nifD gene encoding nitrogenase molybdenum-iron protein alpha chain, with protein sequence MSLDHKNDAEFHASLIEEVLKAYPDKAQKKRSRHLSVAKPAEAPEEGGEQNLSECAVKSNIKSIPGVMTIRGCAYAGSKGVVWGPVKDMVHISHGPVGCGQYSWAQRRNYYTGTTGVDTFVTMQFTTDFQERDIVFGGDKKLEKVIDEINELFPLANGISIQSECPIGLIGDDIEAVARKKKSETGKTVVPVRCEGFRGVSQSLGHHIANDTIRDWVLDKSEREFEATDYDVTIIGDYNIGGDAWASRRLLEEMGLRVIGSWSGDGTLAELEQAPKAKLNLIHCYRSMNYICRHMEEKHGVPWTEYNLFGPTQIAQSLRHIASYFDDTIKEGAERVIAKYQPLVDAVVGKYKPRLEGKTVMLYVGGLRPRHIVNAYDDLGMEIVGTGYEFAHNDDYQRTGHYVKEGTLIYDDVTGYELEKFIEQIRPNLVGSGIKEKYPVQKMGIPFRQMHSWDYSGPYHGYDGFAVFARDMDLAINNPVWDLFDAPWTKTEPLAVAAE
- the nifA gene encoding nif-specific transcriptional activator NifA → MTVHSPGNGTNGRTSRADIELIGIYEISKLLSAPNRLETTLAGVLTLLSSFLDMRHGLIALLDGDGEPEIVVGSGWSEENAKRYFKRLPEQAIGQIVATCMPLVVPDVRSDRLFAGTDLDGWGSEDGKPFSLIGVPIKNGEAVVGTLTIDRSYEFADQTPFDQDVRFLTLVANLLGQTLRLHKAVARDRERLMAEQRRLEKQLSAGRDDGVASGKIEGIVGESPALRAALDKVRIVARSRSTVLLRGESGTGKELFASAIHDLSPRSSGPFVKLNCAALPESVLESELFGHEKGAFTGAIQQRKGRFELAHGGTLFLDEIGEISAAFQAKLLRVLQEGEFERVGGTRSLKVDVRLVCATNRDLEAAVSKGEFRADLYYRISVVPIFLPPLRERTGDIPLLAQEILQRFNKEHGTDLTLTGEALRALSGCYFPGNVRELENCIRRTATLARDQQIVAHDLACQNDGCLSSVLWQGSPRASHSPGFQPLPVIQPQPQMGGTVFAEAESPASTPQSCPSPGACPVPGGDTRSERDRLIEAMETAGWVQAKAARILGMTPRQIGYALRKHSIPIKRF
- the nifB gene encoding nitrogenase cofactor biosynthesis protein NifB is translated as MRASLAKSGCASSSCGSSDGPADMSPELWERVKDHPCYSEEAHHYFARMHVAVAPACNIQCNYCNRKYDCANESRPGVVSERLDPDQAVKKVIAVANEVPQLSVLGIAGPGDACYDWRKTKETFERVSKEIPDLKLCLSTNGLALPDYVDEIADMAIDHVTITINAIDPEIGAKIYPWVFYDHRRWTGVEASQILLERQMLGLEMLVARGILVKVNSVMIPGINDEHLIEVNKAVKAKGAFLHNIMPLISDPAHGTHFGLTGQRGPTPMEVKALQDKVEGGTKLMRHCRQCRADAVGILGEDRGQEFTMDQLPETVSYDPARREEYRSVVATVRGEHAATKEAAKADLAEVGDAPALLVAVATRGGGRINLHFGHAQEFQVFEVSPGGVTFVGHRKVEQYCHGGHGEERAFDGIVETLQGVSVVMCAKIGEAPKDRLEKVGIKASDAHAYDWIEAGIAAWYAAEYGTQPAVLTA
- the nifH gene encoding nitrogenase iron protein encodes the protein MSSLRQIAFYGKGGIGKSTTSQNTLAALVEMGQKILIVGCDPKADSTRLILNTKMQDTVLSLAAEAGSVEDLELEDVLKLGYKGIKCTESGGPEPGVGCAGRGVITAINFLEENGAYDDVDYVSYDVLGDVVCGGFAMPIRENKAQEIYIVMSGEMMALYAANNIAKGILKYAHSGGVRLGGLICNERQTDQELELSEALAEKLNTKLIHFVPRDNIVQHAELRRQTVIQYAPDSNQAKEYRTLAEKIHANSGQGTIPTPVSMDELEQMLLDFGIMKTEEQALAELQAKEAAKAAEAAA
- the nifT gene encoding putative nitrogen fixation protein NifT: MKVMIRSTPKGLSAYVAKKDLEEPIVECEHEALWGGWVKLKNGWILELPEMEADTKLPITVEARRRPESVS
- a CDS encoding nitrogen fixation protein NifZ, with protein sequence MGLAREDEVEIYDQPLFMPGAKVRARKAVKNDGTMPGCEIGEIVVRKGDEGYVRDVGTYLQRYYIYAVEFLDCGRIVGMRGRELIAVDATEINDSGDGAASDISDEQETAA
- a CDS encoding 4Fe-4S dicluster domain-containing protein, yielding MAYKIIKSQCTVCGACEFECPNAAIKFKGDTYIIDQDKCTECEGHFDAPQCVAVCPVPDTCVPA
- a CDS encoding SIR2 family NAD-dependent protein deacylase; this translates as MSVEAALDELVVRNAEPVLDDIVRRLKSGGIIPYLGPGTVPVDAGVPASYAALAAFFTSKVALPRRARGNPWASAQFIEGRKHRKTLDALMAEAFAAPVAPTALHEALASCPQIPMIVDSWYDGAMRSALAQCGSRGSDWGEVQGITRAGIGEFLWFRFYDAEGDEVAAPEDEWRTLLYKPHGGVTPAHNYLIADSDYVEVLTEIDIQTPIPEIVRTRRTNCGFLFIGCRFDDQMLRLYARQIMKRSKGPYFALVEPEGLTRNELRFFETEAITPLAVSPARLAERLAETV